One window of the Cryptomeria japonica chromosome 7, Sugi_1.0, whole genome shotgun sequence genome contains the following:
- the LOC131028245 gene encoding nuclear pore complex protein NUP50B-like yields MGDADNAMPPPKKRVAGKQLSRDDDPDAEEEVFGQETGTFQRASDEVLASRRIVKVRCNTTSATRAVSSFVGIRLVPTTAPPSVEESVAKTSETTLHAGGDGRLPVAQEKGASEVKDNHSDGKNNNEVMSVSETKAADTTLTKAKKVCQTKSASADLSVNSGGEVKGKEEKAQLEPTESTKENGKQNKNGESDSAEKNLEQSTEVKETNKEDSVKEVHQQEPCAAVSS; encoded by the exons ATGGGTGATGCAGATAATGCCATGCCTCCTCCTAAGAAGAGGGTTGCAGGCAAACAACTCTCTAGAGATGATGATCCTGATGCTGAGGAAGAGGTTTTTGGTCAAGAAACTGGAACTTTTCAGAGGGCTAGTGATGAGGTCCTTGCAAGCAGAAGAATTGTTAAGGTTCGTTGCAACACGACATCTGCCACTAGGGCTGTCAGTTCATTTGTAGGCATACGTTTGGTTCCCACTACTGCACCTCCCTCTGTGGAGGAGTCTGTAGCTAAAACCTCTGAAACTACCCTGCATGCAGGTGGTGATGGGCGACTTCCAGTTGCCCAAGAGAAAGGGGCATCTGAGGTTAAAGATAACCATAGTGATGGCAAAAATAATAATGAGGTTATGTCAGTATCCGAGACAAAAGCAGCAGATACAACTCTTACAAAGGCCAAGAAAGTATGTCAGACAAAATCAGCTTCAGCTGATTTGAGTGTGAATAGTGGTGGAGAAGTCAAAGGAAAGGAGGAAAAAGCCCAACTCGAACCAACAGAATCTACTAAGGAGAatggaaaacaaaataaaaatggtGAAAGTGATTCAGCAGAAAAAAATCTTGAGCAATCTACTGAAGTTAAGGAAACCAACAAAGAGGACAGTGTCAAGGAAGTGCATCAGCAAGAACCATGTGCCGCAGTTAGTTC CTGA
- the LOC131028244 gene encoding nuclear pore complex protein NUP50B-like: protein MGDVDNPMPPSKKSVASKQLSRDDDPDCEEEVFGQETGTFKRASDEVLASRRIVKVHRNTTSSTRAANPFAGLRLVSPTAPPSVEESEAKTSETTLYAGADGRPPVAQEEGASEARDNHSDGKNNNEVMSVSETKVDDTTLTEAKKVCQTKSAEADLTVNSGGEVKGKEGEAQLEPAEATKENGEQNKNGESESQLEPAEATKENREQNKNGVSESTEKTLEQSTEVKETNKEDSVKEVHRQEPSATVNSFQQLSRKQNAFAGISGTGFSSSSFSFGFLSKSGTSSPSSFGSAFSSRSLTGKGALFETKAPGSDGLSPSSASNGGASIRPFGAPASDNVSGSVSGLPALQEVPVETGEEKEKAVFTPDSVLFEYISGAWKERGKGELKVNFSTEDTGKARLVMRSKGNYRLILNANLFPDMKLANMDKRGITFVCMNSAGEAKENLSIAGEAKENLSMFALKFKDGCMVEQFRGVVEANKGKTSGDLKTPENSSKSSEV from the exons ATGGGTGATGTAGATAATCCCATGCCTCCTTCTAAGAAGAGCGTTGCAAGCAAACAACTCTCTAGAGATGATGATCCTGATTGTGAGGAAGAGGTTTTTGGTCAAGAAACTGGAACTTTTAAGAGGGCTAGTGATGAAGTCCTTGCAAGCAGAAGGATTGTTAAGGTTCATCGCAACACAACATCCTCCACTAGGGCTGCCAATCCATTTGCAGGCTTACGTTTGGTCTCCCCTACTGCACCTCCCTCTGTGGAGGAGTCTGAAGCTAAAACCTCTGAAACTACCCTGTATGCAGGTGCTGATGGGCGACCTCCAGTTGCCCAAGAGGAAGGGGCATCTGAGGCTAGAGATAACCATAGTGATGGCAAAAATAATAATGAGGTTATGTCAGTATCTGAGACAAAAGTAGATGATACAACTCTTACTGAGGCCAAAAAAGTATGTCAGACAAAATCAGCTGAAGCTGATTTGACTGTTAATAGTGGTGGAGAAGTCAAAGGAAAGGAGGGAGAAGCCCAACTTGAACCAGCAGAAGCTACTAAGGAGAATGGAGAGCAAAATAAAAATGGTGAAAGCGAATCCCAACTTGAACCAGCAGAAGCTACTAAGGAGAATAGAGAACAAAATAAAAATGGTGTAAGTGAATCAACAGAAAAAACCCTTGAGCAATCTACTGAAGTTAAGGAAACCAACAAAGAGGACAGTGTCAAGGAAGTGCATCGGCAAGAACCATCTGCCACAGTTAATTCGTTCCAACAGCTCTCCAGAAAACAGAATGCATTTGCAGGTATCTCAGGAACTGGTTTTTCTAGCTCCTCGTTTTCATTTGGATTTCTCTCCAAATCAGGAACTTCCAGTCCATCTTCTTTTGGCTCGGCATTCAGCTCACGCTCCTTAACTGGTAAGGGAGCTTTGTTTGAAACAAAGGCACCTGGCAGTGATGGGCTGTCTCCTTCTAGTGCCAGTAATGGTGGTGCCTCTATTCGGCCATTTGGAGCTCCAGCATCAGATAATGTTTCAGGTAGTGTAAGTGGGTTGCCAGCTTTGCAGGAAGTGCCAGTTGAAACGggtgaagagaaagagaaagcagtGTTTACACCAGATTCTGTCTTGTTTGAATACATCAGTGGGGCTTGGAAGGAACGAGGTAAGGGTGAACTTAAGGTTAATTTTTCCACTGAAGATACAGGAAAGGCAAGACTTGTGATGAGGTCCAAGGGTAATTACAGGCTGATCCTTAATGCAAATTTATTCCCAGATATGAAGCTGGCCAACATGGATAAGCGAGGTATTACTTTTGTTTGTATGAACAGCGCTGGTGAAGCTAAGGAAAACCTTTCCAT TGCTGGTGAAGCTAAGGAAAACCTTTCCATGTTTGCACTGAAGTTTAAAGATGGTTGCATGGTTGAACAATTCCGTGGAGTTGTAGAAGCAAATAAAGGTAAAACATCAGGTGATTtgaaaacccctgagaattcttcCAAGTCATCTGAAGTATGA